A region of the Pseudonocardia cypriaca genome:
CTCCCGCGCGGCCACCGCAGCCTTCTCCCGCTCGGCCCGCTCAGCCCTCTCCCGCTTGGCCTGCTCCCGCTCGGCGACCTCCTCGGCCCGGGCGCAGCCGCTGCCGTTGTCGGTTGACAGACTGATCCAAACCATGCCGTTCGGGCAGGAATCCGCTTCGCTCTCGTTCTCGGGCGACGCGGGGCTCTGCTCGGTTTCGGTGTTCTGCCCGAGCGACGGTCCTGCCGGATCCTCGCGCGGATGATCCTGGGAGTCCTCGGCGTCGACTACCCGATCGTTCGGTAGATACGGCTCGGCCGCTGCAGCGACGGGCGGGTTGAGGTCCTGCTCGGGGCGTGGGGTCTCCAGGAAGGATGCGATCACCACACCACTGCTACAAGCGACAGCGACGCCGACGAGGGTGGCCATGACCCGACGGCCGGTCTTCGTGCCGCGCCCCGTTGCCCAGCTCAGCAAGTGCTGGTGCCGCCGATGCCTAGACCCTCTGTGCATCACGCCTCCCCGAGGTCACGCTGGTCGACGACGTGTCCGGGAGGACAACGAGGGACCGACCGTTGGGTGCACCCCTCCCAGGGAATTCGAGCCATGCCCCTCCCGCACGACGCGACCGTGCCGCCGGCTTCCAGTCTGCGACAGGCAACGCACGGATGTCACGAACCGAGTGGCGCTGCTCTGCCCGCCACCCGCACACGTCTCGGGCACACACGCCAGACGTGTTTCCGGAATCGCGGTCGTGTGTGCGGGCCACCGCACTCGATTCAGCCCCCTCCGCCCTGCGGCCCGGCTCGGCGCACGCCCCCACCCTGGGCGGGCGGTACGACCTGATTCTCGGTTCCCGACCCGCCGGTGACCGTGGTCGGTGCGTTCCCGCCGCCGACGGCACGCTGGGTCAGGACGCCGCCGGCGAACCCGAGCACGACCAGCAGCGCGGCCACCAACGCGAGGGTGAGCCTGCTGGTCTGCTTCGATCGGTCCCAGCCCGCTTCGAACAGATCGTCGTACGGATCGTCACGAGGCTCGTCGTGTGGCAGGGACTCCATCGGCTCCATCGACTTCATTCGTATCGGAGGGCGGTGATCGGTTTCATGGCCGCGGCCTTGTTCGCGGGGTAGAAGCCGAAGAACAGCCCGATCGCCACGGACGCGGCGAAGGCGAGCACCACCGAGAACGGGGCGACGATCAGCTGGAAACCGCCGATCGACAGCGAACCGACCGCAACTCCGATGCCGATTCCGAGCAGGCCGCCTGCCACGGAGAGCATCGTGGCCTCGAGCAGGAACTGACCGACGATGTCGGCCTTCTGCGCACCGACCGCTTTCCGGATGCCGATCTCGCGCGTCCGTTCCGTCACGGTGACGAGCATGATGTTCATGACCCCGATCCCGCCCACCAGGAGTGAGATGCCGGCCACCGCTCCGAGCAGCAACGTGAAGGTCGCGTTGACCTGCGAGACCGCCTCGAGGATGGACGTGGGGCTGGAGATCGAGAAGTCCGGGACCTTCGTGCCGTGGCGCGCGTTCAGGATGGCGGTGACCTCCGCGGTGGCCACCGGCACTCCCTCCGCGGCCGCGGCCTTCACCGAGATGCTGGAGAGCGGCCCGTAGCCGGTGAGGGTGTCCTGCACCGCCGTCATCGGCGCGAGCACGCGGTCGTCCTGGTCCTGCGGTCCGCTGCTGCCCTTCGCGGTCAGCAGGCCGACCACCTGGAACGTCACACCGTTCAGCTGGATCGGCCGCCCCACGATCGCGCGCTCGTCACCGCCGGCCAGCGCGGTGGCGACGGTGGCCCCGACCAGCGCAACGCGGTTGCGCGCGAGGTAGTCGGAGTCGGTGAACACCTCGCCTTCCCGCACCGTGTCGTCGTGGTTGACGAGGTAGCTCGGGGTGGTGCCGGTCAGGGTGCCGACCTCGTGCGACGCACCCTCGTAGGTGGCGGTCACCGCGCTCGCCGTCACCACCGGCGCCACCGACGCGACGGTCGGCGCCAACTCGGGGTCCACGAGCGCCTCGGCGTCCCCGAGGGTCAGCTGCGGGGCGCGGATCTCGGTGCCGCGGTCGGTCTCCGTCGGTTGCGCGGCTCCTCCCTGCGGCGCGGCGGGACGCGGTCCACCACCCACGAACACGCCTCCGCCGATCCGCATACCGCCGCGGCCGCCGGAACCCTGGCCCGTCTCGGGCGTGATGGTCAGCGTGTTGCTGCCCAGCGCGCTGATCGACGCCGTGGTGGCGGCGCTCGCCCCGGTGCCGGCGGCCACGAGGATGATCACCGCGGCAACGCCGATGACGATGCCCGACATCGTCAGCGCCGAGCGCAGCTTGTTCGCCAGCACCCCGGCCACGGCGAACTGCAGGCTCTGCCCGATGTTCACGACGCCACCGCCGGGGTCACCCGCTCGTCCGAGACGATCCGGCCGTCGCGCATGTGGAGCACCCGCCTGGCACGCTGCGCGACCTGCTCCTCGTGGGTGATCACCACGAGGGTCCGGCCGTCCGCGTTGAGGTCCTCGAAGAGCGCCAGCACCTCGTCCGTGCTGCGGCTGTCGAGGGCCCCCGTCGGCTCGTCGGCCAGCAGCAGGACCGGATCGGTCGCGATCGCGCGGGCGATCGCCACCCGCTGCTGTTGCCCACCGGACAGCTCGGACGGGCGGTGGTGCACCCGCTCGGCGAGCCCCACCTGCTCCAGCGCCCGCAACGCCCGACGTCGCCGCTCCGGTTTGCGGACGCGCGCGTAGGCCATCGGCAGCTCGACGTTGCGCAGGGCGGTGGTGCGCGGGATCAGGTTGAACGACTGGAAGACGAACCCGATCTTCCGGTTGCGGATCAGGGCCTGCTGGCGCTCGTCGAGCCGGCGGGTGTCCACGCCGTCGAGGGCGTAGCGGCCCCGGGTCGGGGAGTCGAGGCAGCCGATGATGTTCATCAGCGTCGACTTCCCGGAGCCCGACGCCCCCATCACCGCGACGTAGTCGCCGCGCTCCACCACGAGGTCGACCCCGTCCACCGCACGAACCACCGTGTCGTCGCTGCCGTAGATCTTCGCGACTCCCCGCAGCTCGATGACCGGCCGCATCACCGGCCACCCGTCCTGGGGAAGCCGGCGCCGGAGCCACCGGTCACGACGTTCGGCGTCGGCAGCACCAGGACGTCGCCCTCCGAGACCCCGCTGACGATCTCGGTCTCGGCCGGGCCCGACACCCCGATCCGGACGGGTACGACGCTGTCGACGCCGTTGCGGCGCACCGTCACCGTGCTCCGGTTGCCGGTCGTCGTGATCGCCTGCGTCGGCGCCTTCAGCACGCGGGTTGCGGTGCCGGTCGTGATCGACACGTTGGCGGTGGCCCCGACCCCGACGCCGGGCGGAGCGGACGTCAGCGAGATCGTGACCGGGTAGAGCACGACGTCGTTCGACACGGTGCTCTGCGGATCCTTCCGGGTGACCGTGCCGGTCGCGGTCGTCTCGTTCGCCGGGAACGAGATCGTCGCCTGCTGGCCGAGCTCGAGCTTCGCCGCGTCGGCCTCCGGGATCTCCGCGGTCACGGCGAGCTCGCTGAGGTTGGCGATCACGATGAACCCGTCGCCCGCCGAGGCCGCCGCATCCGAGGCCGCCGAGTCGCTGTCACCGCCGCTGTCACCGCCGGATCCGGAGTCGTCAGAGCCCTGCCCGTTGGTGAACTCGCCCGCCTCGCCGTTGACGGCGAGCACGACCCCGCCCTGCGGCGCCTTCAGCGCGGTCTCGTCGACGGCCCGGCGCGCGGTGTCGACGTCGACCTGCGCGCTGTCCACCGTGGCCTGCGCCTGTGCGATCTCCTCCGGCGTCTGCGGGTGCGCGTTCTTCTCCGCGGTCAGCTTCGCCGCGGTGACGTCACCCTCGGCCTTCGTCACCGCCTGCTTGTTGGTCTCGATCGTCGTCCCGCCCTTCAGCAGGGTGTCCGCCCTGGCCTGTTCCGCCTCCGTGACGGCCTGCCGGTCCTGGTCGAGGGTCGACTCCCGGGTCTGCTCGGCCGTCGTCACCGCCTGCTCGTCGGCCAGCAGCACCGCGTCGCGGGTGTTCTCGGCGTTCTTGGTGGCGAGCTGCGCCGACGCGCAGCTGCTGGAGTCCTCGTCGTCGGCCTCCGTGATCGAGCTCCCGCTGCCGCACGCCGCCCGCTCCTGCGCCTCGGCCTGCGCGACGAGGGTCTTCTGGGTCTTGGTGTCGGCCTCGAGCTTGTCCTCGGCGTTCTCGATGGCCATGGCGGTCGACTCGTCGTCGTTCGCCAGCCGGGTCTTGGCGTTGTCGATCGCCGACTGCGTCGCGGCGCGATCGAGCTGGAGCTGCTTCTCCGCAGCCGTGACGGCCGCGCGGGCGTTGTCGAGGGCCTGCTCGGCCTGGGTGATCGCGAGCTTGTCCTGCTGGGTCTGCACACCCGTGGGCCCGGCCCGCGCCTGGTCGAGGGCGGCGTGCGCGCCCGCGAGCTGGGCCTCCGCGGTACGCAGCTCCGCCTGGGCGTCGGCGTCGTCGATCGTGGCCAACGTCTGGCCGAGCGTGACCGTGTCACCGGGCTCGACCTGCACCGACGTGACGGTGCCCGACCCCTTGAAACCGACCGGCGTGCGCAACGACGACTCGGCGTTGCCGCTTCCTGTGACGAGCGCCGTCACGTCACCACGCGTGACCGCCGCCGTGCGGACGACCGGAGCGTCCCCGCCCGGGTTCGTGATCACCAGGACCGTCGCCACGATCGCCACGACCAGCAGCAGGAGCAGCCCGAGGTTCAACCAGCGCGCACGCGCCCACTCCCACGCCGCCGAGAGTTTCCCGTCACCCGCTCTCGCCATGATGTCCTTTCGCGCATTTATGGGAATGCGCTTTGAAGGAGCTGTGAGAACGCTATGAAAGCCCCCCTGATGCGCATTTCAGCAATACGGGACGATAGCTGGGAGAAATTGCGACCGATAGCGGGGGGTCATTCACGCTGTGCGGCGGGTGCCGTCCGCGCAGAGCCCGATCAGCGAGCAGAACGGCCCACGGCCGGCGCACTGTCCGGTTCATTCATGACGGCGCCCGCCCACCTGGCCTAGGGTCCGGCCATGGCAGCGTTGACATCGGCAGTCGTCCAGATCTTCGCCAAGGACGTCCGGCGCTCGATCGAGTTCTACCGCCTGCTGGGCCTGGCGGTTCCGGAGCCGGGTGCCCCCGACCCGCACGTCGACGTGGAGCTCCCCGGCGGCAACCGGCTGTCCTTCGACGCCGAGGAGACGATCACCGGCATGCACCCGGAGTGGAGCCCTCCCGACACCGCCGGTCGGGTCGCGCTCGCCTTCGGGCTCGGCTCACCCACCGAGGTGGACGCGATGTTCGAACGCCTCACGACGGCCGGGCACCCCGGCCCGCTGCCGCCCTACGACGCGCCATGGGGGCAGCGCTACGCCACCGTCCTCGACCCGGACGGCAACATCGTGGACCTGTTCGCCCCGCTCGACGGCTGAACCCGGCTGAGACACCACTCCACGGGCTCGCCTGGCCGGCGGCGCCGAGCCGCTCGTGCGGCTGCTCAGCCGCAAGTTCGGACCACTGCCCGCCGGTGTGCGAAAGCGGATCGATGCCGCATCGTCGGACCGGCTCGAAGTCTGGTCGGACCGGATGCTCGACGCCCCGACGCTGGACGAGGTGTTCGACTGAGCAGGTCGTGAGTGGATACGCGCGCTGTGGCGCACGTATCCACTCGCGAGACGGTCAGTGGTTGTCGCGCGGCAGCCCCTTCGACGCCACCCGCTGGTAGGCCACCGCCGGCTTGAGCACCATGCCGCCCGACAGCTGGTCGACCATGCCGCGCTGGATCTCCTGCCACGGCGTCTGCGACGCGGGGATCGGGTATCCGCCGCCGTCCTCCAGCCGCTTGCGGCGTTCGGCCAGCTCCTCGTCGGGCACGAGCATGTCGGCGGTGCCGGCGTTCAGGTCGATGCGCACCCGGTCGCCGGTCTGCAGGATCGCCAGGCCGCCGCCCGCTGCCGCCTCGGGGGAGGCGTTGAGGATCGACGGCGAGCCGGACGTGCCCGACTGGCGGCCGTCGCCGATGCACGGCAGCGCGTGCACCCCACGCTTGATCAGCTCGGCGGGTGGCTGCATGTTCACGACCTCGGCCGCGCCCGGGTAGCCGAGCGGGCCCGCGCCGCGCATGAACAGCAGGCAGTCCTCGTCGATCTTGAGGTCGGGGTCCTCGATGCGGTGGTGGTAGTCCTCGGGGCCGTCGAAGACGACCGCGCGGCCCTCCAGGACGTTCGGGTGCTCCGGGTCGGACAGGTAGCGCTCCCGGAACTCCTGCGA
Encoded here:
- a CDS encoding ABC transporter permease; translation: MNIGQSLQFAVAGVLANKLRSALTMSGIVIGVAAVIILVAAGTGASAATTASISALGSNTLTITPETGQGSGGRGGMRIGGGVFVGGGPRPAAPQGGAAQPTETDRGTEIRAPQLTLGDAEALVDPELAPTVASVAPVVTASAVTATYEGASHEVGTLTGTTPSYLVNHDDTVREGEVFTDSDYLARNRVALVGATVATALAGGDERAIVGRPIQLNGVTFQVVGLLTAKGSSGPQDQDDRVLAPMTAVQDTLTGYGPLSSISVKAAAAEGVPVATAEVTAILNARHGTKVPDFSISSPTSILEAVSQVNATFTLLLGAVAGISLLVGGIGVMNIMLVTVTERTREIGIRKAVGAQKADIVGQFLLEATMLSVAGGLLGIGIGVAVGSLSIGGFQLIVAPFSVVLAFAASVAIGLFFGFYPANKAAAMKPITALRYE
- a CDS encoding HlyD family efflux transporter periplasmic adaptor subunit, with amino-acid sequence MARAGDGKLSAAWEWARARWLNLGLLLLLVVAIVATVLVITNPGGDAPVVRTAAVTRGDVTALVTGSGNAESSLRTPVGFKGSGTVTSVQVEPGDTVTLGQTLATIDDADAQAELRTAEAQLAGAHAALDQARAGPTGVQTQQDKLAITQAEQALDNARAAVTAAEKQLQLDRAATQSAIDNAKTRLANDDESTAMAIENAEDKLEADTKTQKTLVAQAEAQERAACGSGSSITEADDEDSSSCASAQLATKNAENTRDAVLLADEQAVTTAEQTRESTLDQDRQAVTEAEQARADTLLKGGTTIETNKQAVTKAEGDVTAAKLTAEKNAHPQTPEEIAQAQATVDSAQVDVDTARRAVDETALKAPQGGVVLAVNGEAGEFTNGQGSDDSGSGGDSGGDSDSAASDAAASAGDGFIVIANLSELAVTAEIPEADAAKLELGQQATISFPANETTATGTVTRKDPQSTVSNDVVLYPVTISLTSAPPGVGVGATANVSITTGTATRVLKAPTQAITTTGNRSTVTVRRNGVDSVVPVRIGVSGPAETEIVSGVSEGDVLVLPTPNVVTGGSGAGFPRTGGR
- a CDS encoding VOC family protein, whose amino-acid sequence is MAALTSAVVQIFAKDVRRSIEFYRLLGLAVPEPGAPDPHVDVELPGGNRLSFDAEETITGMHPEWSPPDTAGRVALAFGLGSPTEVDAMFERLTTAGHPGPLPPYDAPWGQRYATVLDPDGNIVDLFAPLDG
- a CDS encoding DUF4351 domain-containing protein; amino-acid sequence: MAGGAEPLVRLLSRKFGPLPAGVRKRIDAASSDRLEVWSDRMLDAPTLDEVFD
- a CDS encoding ABC transporter ATP-binding protein, with the translated sequence MRPVIELRGVAKIYGSDDTVVRAVDGVDLVVERGDYVAVMGASGSGKSTLMNIIGCLDSPTRGRYALDGVDTRRLDERQQALIRNRKIGFVFQSFNLIPRTTALRNVELPMAYARVRKPERRRRALRALEQVGLAERVHHRPSELSGGQQQRVAIARAIATDPVLLLADEPTGALDSRSTDEVLALFEDLNADGRTLVVITHEEQVAQRARRVLHMRDGRIVSDERVTPAVAS